Proteins from a single region of Ananas comosus cultivar F153 linkage group 3, ASM154086v1, whole genome shotgun sequence:
- the LOC109707847 gene encoding rubber cis-polyprenyltransferase HRT2-like, translated as MELAFGRRDDHDREKRRPWVMDGCFIRVLSYSPMPRHIAFILDGNRQYAKKWNFTDGEIYQRGFCNLMSILRYCCEMGVEFVTVFAFSIDNFKRKPTEVQLVMDLVKEKMDAIIEDMNTVNDLDVRIKFLGRLTLLDESMRKAAEKLMAMTAKNKRLVVFVCLCYTSTDEIMHGVEGLWEEAKNNKGREKIANGLITAGDLEQKMYFANHPAPDILIRTAGETRLSNFLLWQTAFCLLYTPRCLWPELTFWHLVWAVLLYQRKYAYLEKITKRMCGFGVLLCQEHKKQIYSIYKVTLILLLKGGRSMVVESTCGGIEPKKSI; from the exons ATGGAACTCGCTTTTGGGAGGCGGGATGACCATGACCGCGAGAAGAGGCGGCCCTGGGTGATGGACGG ATGCTTCATCCGAGTGCTCTCCTACAGCCCAATGCCGCGCCACATAGCGTTCATACTCGACGGCAATCGCCAGTACGCCAAAAAGTGGAACTTCACGGATGGTGAGATTTATCAGAGAGGATTCTGCAATCTCATGTCGATTCTCAGATACTGCTGTGAGATGGGTGTAGAGTTTGTGACCGTCTTTGCGTTCAGCATCGACAACTTCAAACGAAAGCCTACAGAG GTGCAACTCGTTATGGATCTAGTCAAGGAGAAGATGGATGCGATCATCGAGGACATGAACACCGTGAACGACTTGGATGTAAGAATCAAATTCCTCGGTAGATTGACTCTACTGGATGAATCCATGAGAAAAGCAGCAGAGAAGCTGATGGCCATGACCGCGAAGAACAAGAGGCTGGTGGTCTTTGTATGCCTCTGCTACACTTCAACCGACGAGATTATGCACGGTGTCGAAGGATTGTGGGAGGAAGCTAAAAATAACAAGGGAAGAGAGAAGATTGCGAATGGGCTAATCACAGCGGGCGATTTAGAGCAAAAGATGTACTTCGCGAATCACCCGGCACCAGACATACTGATCAGGACTGCAGGGGAGACGCGGCTGAGTAATTTTCTTCTTTGGCAGACGGCGTTCTGCTTGTTGTACACGCCGCGTTGCCTGTGGCCGGAATTGACCTTTTGGCACTTGGTTTGGGCTGTACTGCTGTATCAAAGGAAGTACGCATACTTGGAGAAGATTACGAAGAGGATGTGCGGTTTTGGTGTACTGCTATGTCAAGAACATAAGAAACAGATATATTCAATTTATAAAGTAACTCTTATTCTTCTACTAAAAGGAGGAAGGAGCATGGTCGTAGAGTCAACTTGTGGGGgaattgaaccaaaaaaaagcaTTTGA